One stretch of Planctomycetota bacterium DNA includes these proteins:
- a CDS encoding 30S ribosomal protein S12, with translation MPTINQLIKSKRRTPKVKSKAPVLDRCPQRRGICTQVKTMTPKKPNSALRKIARVSFSNKKEATVYIPGEGHNLQEHSMVLVRGGRVRDLPGVRYHIVRGVLDCGGVENRKQSRSKYGTKVQK, from the coding sequence ATGCCGACGATTAACCAATTGATTAAAAGCAAGAGGCGGACCCCGAAGGTAAAATCCAAGGCGCCGGTGCTGGACCGCTGTCCGCAGCGGCGGGGCATTTGCACCCAGGTCAAGACCATGACGCCGAAGAAACCTAATTCGGCCCTGCGCAAGATTGCCCGGGTCAGCTTCTCTAACAAGAAGGAAGCCACGGTCTATATACCCGGCGAGGGCCACAACCTCCAGGAACACTCAATGGTCCTGGTCCGGGGCGGCCGGGTGCGCGATTTACCCGGCGTGCGCTACCACATCGTCCGCGGGGTCCTGGACTGCGGCGGCGTGGAAAACCGCAAACAGAGCCGT